A DNA window from Actinomadura coerulea contains the following coding sequences:
- the tatC gene encoding twin-arginine translocase subunit TatC, producing the protein MKLNRRDAAPDGRMPLMDHLRELRNRLIKAVLAFMVGAILGWLLFDPVWDFLKQPYCSLPQSHVVDKDECSLFVNGIFSSFFLKLKISCIIGGVISAPVWLYQLWGFVAPGLYQRERRWTYVFLGAAVPLFFVGTGLAYLTVDKGLAIFLGFVADDVKPLITVDSYLSYVLTMLLVFGLTFELPLFVIVLNMAGVLSSSRIRRSQRLILFGIFVFAAVATPSADPFTMLALALPTVLLFEIAALLAFLNDRRRARRPDPYAGLSDDEVSPLDLESIDAELEKGDRAR; encoded by the coding sequence ATGAAGCTGAACAGGCGCGACGCCGCCCCCGACGGCCGCATGCCCCTCATGGACCACCTCCGTGAGCTGCGGAACAGGCTGATCAAGGCCGTGCTGGCCTTCATGGTGGGCGCGATCCTCGGCTGGCTGCTGTTCGACCCGGTCTGGGACTTCCTCAAGCAGCCGTACTGCTCCCTGCCCCAGTCCCACGTGGTCGACAAGGACGAGTGCTCCCTCTTCGTCAACGGGATCTTCTCCTCGTTCTTCCTGAAGCTGAAGATCTCCTGCATCATCGGCGGGGTCATCTCCGCGCCGGTCTGGCTGTACCAGCTCTGGGGGTTCGTGGCGCCCGGCCTGTACCAGCGGGAGCGCCGCTGGACGTACGTGTTCCTGGGCGCGGCCGTCCCGCTGTTCTTCGTCGGCACCGGCCTGGCGTACCTGACCGTCGACAAGGGCCTGGCGATCTTCCTGGGGTTCGTCGCCGACGACGTCAAGCCCCTGATCACGGTCGACAGCTATCTCAGCTACGTGCTGACGATGCTCCTGGTGTTCGGGCTGACGTTCGAGCTCCCGCTGTTCGTGATCGTGCTGAACATGGCGGGCGTGCTGAGCTCGTCGCGGATCCGCCGGTCCCAGCGGCTGATCCTGTTCGGCATCTTCGTCTTCGCGGCGGTCGCCACGCCGAGCGCCGACCCGTTCACGATGCTCGCGCTCGCGCTGCCGACCGTCCTGCTGTTCGAGATCGCCGCGCTGCTGGCCTTCCTCAACGACCGCAGGCGGGCCCGCCGTCCCGACCCGTACGCGGGCCTGTCCGACGACGAGGTCTCCCCCCTCGACCTCGAATCGATCGACGCGGAGCTGGAGAAGGGCGACCGGGCCCGCTGA
- the tatA gene encoding twin-arginine translocase TatA/TatE family subunit: MPNIGTPELLIILLVVVLIFGSAKLPQLARSLGKSARILKAETKGLREDDDDAPADRPAKTMPSSQGDDARDRAARLREEAARLEREAAATEGGQRSRGALGSGEPIQGVPVSDPGQARKA, from the coding sequence ATGCCGAACATCGGGACCCCCGAACTGCTCATCATCCTGCTGGTCGTCGTCCTGATCTTCGGGTCGGCGAAGCTGCCCCAGCTCGCCCGTTCGCTGGGCAAGTCGGCGCGCATCCTGAAGGCCGAGACCAAGGGCCTGCGCGAGGACGATGACGACGCGCCCGCCGACCGGCCCGCCAAGACCATGCCGTCCTCGCAGGGCGACGACGCGCGCGACAGGGCGGCGCGGCTGCGCGAGGAGGCGGCCCGGCTGGAGCGCGAGGCGGCGGCCACCGAGGGCGGTCAGCGCTCCCGCGGCGCGCTGGGCTCGGGCGAGCCGATCCAGGGCGTGCCGGTCTCGGACCCCGGCCAGGCGCGCAAGGCCTGA
- a CDS encoding helix-turn-helix transcriptional regulator has product MTAKTAAKAATTSTDRLARLLALVPYVVNRDSVALGEAAAAFGVTEKQLIDDLNLLWCVELRAPDPYCPIDLSYEGGEITVAEAESIARPLRLKVDEASALLVALRMLAEIPELHDRDALSRVIAKLEGAAGAAAAVSSKVAVEVDSRGGSADSARTAVGVLREAIAAKRRVHLTYYVPARDENTERDVDPMRLLVVEGTTYLEGWCRRAEGVRLFKLDRIADLSVLDVPAEVPDDAEPIDVDAGLFRPSPQDQAVTLELSPRGRWVADYYPCETVEELGEGRLRVVLRTPDARWVRGLALRLGDQGRVVAPEAVAAGVRDDAARALARYGLA; this is encoded by the coding sequence ATGACGGCGAAGACGGCGGCCAAGGCGGCCACGACGTCCACCGACCGGCTGGCGCGCCTGCTGGCGCTCGTGCCGTACGTGGTGAACCGCGACTCGGTCGCGCTCGGCGAGGCCGCCGCCGCGTTCGGGGTGACCGAGAAGCAGCTGATCGACGACCTGAACCTGCTGTGGTGCGTGGAGCTGCGCGCGCCCGACCCCTACTGCCCGATCGACCTGTCCTACGAGGGCGGGGAGATCACGGTGGCGGAGGCGGAGTCGATCGCCCGGCCGCTGCGGCTGAAGGTCGACGAGGCGAGCGCGCTGCTGGTGGCCCTGCGGATGCTGGCGGAGATCCCCGAGCTGCACGACCGGGACGCGCTCAGCCGCGTGATCGCCAAGCTGGAGGGCGCGGCGGGCGCGGCCGCGGCGGTGTCCAGCAAGGTCGCCGTGGAGGTGGACTCCCGGGGCGGTTCCGCCGATTCGGCCCGCACCGCGGTCGGCGTGCTGCGCGAGGCGATCGCGGCGAAGCGCCGCGTCCACCTGACCTACTACGTCCCGGCGCGCGACGAGAACACCGAGCGCGACGTCGACCCGATGCGGCTGCTGGTCGTGGAGGGCACCACCTACCTCGAGGGCTGGTGCCGCCGGGCCGAGGGGGTGCGGCTGTTCAAGCTGGACCGGATCGCCGACCTGTCGGTGCTGGACGTGCCCGCCGAGGTTCCGGACGACGCGGAGCCGATCGACGTGGACGCCGGCCTGTTCCGCCCCTCGCCGCAGGACCAGGCGGTCACCCTGGAGCTGTCCCCGCGCGGCCGGTGGGTCGCCGACTACTACCCGTGCGAGACCGTGGAGGAACTGGGGGAGGGGCGGCTCCGGGTCGTCCTGCGCACCCCGGACGCCCGCTGGGTGCGGGGCCTGGCGCTGCGGCTCGGCGACCAGGGCCGGGTCGTGGCCCCGGAGGCGGTCGCGGCCGGGGTGCGGGACGACGCGGCGCGGGCGCTGGCCCGGTACGGCCTGGCGTGA
- a CDS encoding helix-turn-helix transcriptional regulator produces the protein MSRRKTERLLNLVVCLLATRRYLTAEQIRRAVPGYPDSDEAFKRMFERDKEELRELGVPLEVGSDQQGGGGEEIGYRIPPQAYELPEIHLSPDEAAVLGLAARVWQRASMAEAASGALLKLRAAGVETDVAAATGIEPRVNTQDPSFPALWEAVRDGRPVAFDYQGIGRTSVARRHLDPWGVVSRRGRWYVVGFDRDRDEQRVFRLSRIVGDVAPDGPPGSVTVPDGVDVRRIAFDWSEPLGEPRPAAVRLRRGAAQGPRRWARDVRPAEEPAWDGEWDEAVLTFRDVDRFAPYLARFADDVVVLDPPDLREAVIQHLKSVLAADGAHPAAHGEHGEMSGR, from the coding sequence GTGTCGCGGCGCAAGACCGAGCGGCTGCTGAACCTGGTGGTCTGCCTGCTCGCCACCCGGCGCTATCTGACGGCCGAGCAGATCCGCCGGGCGGTGCCCGGCTACCCCGACTCCGACGAGGCGTTCAAGCGCATGTTCGAGCGGGACAAGGAGGAGCTGCGCGAGCTCGGCGTCCCGCTGGAGGTCGGCAGCGACCAGCAGGGCGGCGGCGGCGAGGAGATCGGCTACCGGATCCCCCCGCAGGCCTACGAGCTGCCCGAGATCCACCTGAGCCCGGACGAGGCGGCGGTGCTGGGCCTGGCGGCGCGGGTGTGGCAGCGCGCCAGCATGGCCGAGGCGGCGTCGGGGGCGCTGCTGAAGCTGCGCGCGGCCGGGGTGGAGACCGACGTGGCCGCCGCGACCGGCATCGAGCCGCGGGTGAACACCCAGGACCCGTCCTTCCCCGCCCTGTGGGAGGCGGTGCGCGACGGCCGCCCGGTCGCCTTCGACTACCAGGGCATCGGGCGCACGTCGGTGGCGCGCCGCCACCTGGACCCGTGGGGCGTGGTGAGCCGGCGGGGCCGCTGGTACGTGGTCGGGTTCGACCGCGACCGCGACGAGCAGCGGGTGTTCCGGCTGAGCCGCATCGTCGGGGACGTCGCGCCGGACGGCCCGCCCGGGTCGGTGACGGTCCCGGACGGGGTGGACGTGCGGCGCATCGCGTTCGACTGGAGCGAGCCGCTCGGCGAGCCCCGCCCGGCGGCCGTCCGGCTGCGCCGCGGCGCGGCGCAGGGCCCGCGGCGCTGGGCCCGCGACGTCCGCCCGGCCGAGGAGCCGGCCTGGGACGGGGAGTGGGACGAGGCGGTCCTGACCTTCCGGGACGTCGACCGGTTCGCGCCCTACCTCGCGCGGTTCGCCGACGACGTGGTGGTCCTCGACCCGCCCGACCTGCGCGAGGCGGTGATCCAGCACCTGAAGTCGGTGCTGGCGGCGGACGGCGCGCACCCGGCGGCGCACGGCGAGCATGGGGAGATGAGCGGCCGATGA
- a CDS encoding DUF3866 family protein has translation MIRWRKGTVEDIRREWPGAVELDVSIGGEGTHRALAYPALVGRPEPGDTVLLNTTALAMGLGTGGYAMVVAVPDRLPPDPEGPGHLVKARYTPLQATVLGADEQDSPHHEALRDADSLDAMPVVVADLHSALPPILAALLAGRPGARVVYVMPDGGALPSWFSMSIARLKDAGALAATVTVGQAFGGDLEAVTVHTGLLAARLVLEADAVVLAQGPGNLGTGTRWGFSGVSAGEAVNAASVLGGRPVGSLRVSEGDRRERHIGVSHHSVTAYGRVALARADIPVPELGGPFGARVAAGAAPLGDRHRLVPVPVDGLHEVLRAAEKDWGVRLSTMGRRLDEDLPYFLAAAAAGRHTAALLG, from the coding sequence GTGATCCGATGGCGCAAAGGCACAGTCGAGGACATCCGCCGCGAATGGCCGGGGGCGGTCGAGCTGGACGTCTCGATCGGGGGCGAAGGGACGCACCGGGCCCTGGCCTATCCCGCCCTGGTGGGAAGGCCCGAACCGGGCGACACCGTCCTGCTCAACACTACGGCCTTGGCGATGGGGCTCGGCACCGGCGGCTACGCGATGGTCGTCGCGGTCCCGGACCGGCTCCCGCCCGACCCGGAGGGGCCGGGCCACCTGGTCAAGGCCCGCTACACCCCGCTGCAGGCCACCGTCCTCGGCGCCGACGAGCAGGACTCGCCCCACCACGAGGCCCTGCGCGACGCCGACTCGCTGGACGCGATGCCCGTCGTCGTCGCCGACCTGCACTCCGCGCTGCCGCCGATCCTGGCCGCCCTGCTGGCCGGGCGCCCGGGCGCCCGGGTCGTCTACGTGATGCCGGACGGCGGCGCGCTGCCGTCGTGGTTCTCGATGTCGATCGCCAGACTGAAGGACGCCGGGGCGCTCGCCGCGACCGTCACCGTGGGGCAGGCGTTCGGCGGCGACCTGGAGGCCGTCACCGTCCACACCGGGCTGCTGGCCGCGCGGCTCGTCCTCGAGGCCGACGCGGTGGTCCTCGCCCAGGGCCCGGGGAATCTGGGGACGGGCACCAGGTGGGGGTTCTCGGGCGTCTCGGCGGGCGAGGCCGTCAACGCCGCGTCCGTGCTCGGCGGCCGGCCGGTGGGGTCGCTGCGGGTCAGCGAGGGCGACAGGCGCGAGCGCCACATCGGCGTCTCGCACCATTCCGTCACCGCCTACGGGCGCGTGGCGCTCGCCCGCGCCGACATCCCCGTCCCCGAGCTCGGGGGCCCCTTCGGCGCCCGCGTCGCCGCCGGGGCCGCGCCGCTGGGCGACCGGCACCGGCTCGTCCCCGTCCCCGTGGACGGCCTCCACGAGGTCCTCAGGGCCGCCGAGAAGGACTGGGGCGTCCGGCTGTCGACCATGGGGCGCCGGCTGGACGAGGACCTCCCCTACTTCCTGGCGGCCGCCGCCGCCGGCCGCCACACGGCCGCCCTGCTCGGCTGA
- a CDS encoding DUF3291 domain-containing protein: MSTRTRYHLAQFNLATLRFPLGDPRMADFVALVEPVNALADGTPGFVWRLVEEGEADATGMRPAGEDVIVNFSVWESAEALWDFVYRSGHLETMRRRREWFQRHADAHLVLWWVPAGHVPSVGEALERLALLRANGPSPRAFTFTSSYTAEEAAGAGAEPAAL, translated from the coding sequence ATGAGCACACGGACCCGGTACCACCTCGCGCAGTTCAACCTCGCCACGCTCCGCTTCCCCCTCGGTGACCCGCGCATGGCGGACTTCGTCGCGCTGGTGGAGCCGGTGAACGCGCTCGCCGACGGGACGCCGGGGTTCGTCTGGCGGCTGGTGGAGGAGGGGGAGGCCGACGCGACCGGGATGCGCCCCGCCGGCGAGGACGTCATCGTCAACTTCTCGGTATGGGAGTCGGCGGAGGCGCTGTGGGACTTCGTCTACCGCAGCGGCCACCTGGAGACGATGCGACGCCGCCGCGAGTGGTTCCAGCGGCACGCGGACGCGCATCTGGTGCTGTGGTGGGTTCCGGCGGGGCATGTCCCGAGCGTCGGCGAGGCCCTGGAGCGCCTCGCGCTGCTCCGCGCGAACGGCCCTTCGCCGCGGGCGTTCACGTTCACCTCGTCCTACACCGCCGAGGAGGCCGCGGGCGCGGGCGCCGAGCCCGCGGCGCTCTAG